One window of Sphingomonas sp. KC8 genomic DNA carries:
- the moaD gene encoding molybdopterin converting factor subunit 1 → MAIEILYFAWVREAIGADAETVNPPAEVTTIAELVGWLSGRSPGHAAAFADPTRLRAAIDQDFAGFDATIAGAREIALFPPVTGG, encoded by the coding sequence GTGGCGATCGAGATCCTGTATTTCGCGTGGGTGCGCGAAGCGATCGGTGCCGACGCCGAAACGGTGAACCCGCCGGCCGAGGTGACGACGATCGCCGAACTGGTGGGCTGGCTTTCGGGCCGGTCCCCCGGCCATGCCGCCGCCTTTGCCGATCCCACGCGCCTGCGCGCGGCGATCGATCAGGATTTTGCCGGGTTCGACGCGACCATCGCGGGTGCGCGCGAAATCGCGCTGTTCCCGCCGGTGACGGGGGGATGA
- the pgsA gene encoding CDP-diacylglycerol--glycerol-3-phosphate 3-phosphatidyltransferase, with protein MLTLPNILTLSRIFAVPILVFLLWGTPRWYDYALAFGLYVLMGVTDYFDGYVARARGTVSKLGVFLDPIADKIMVAAVVMMLVFTRDISGFAVVAALVILLREIAVSGLREFLADLRVSVPVSKLAKWKTTFQLISLGGLILAGAVPQWPLVHSAALFCLWAAAALTLITGWDYLRVGLKHMD; from the coding sequence ATGCTGACCTTGCCCAATATCCTCACCCTGTCGCGCATATTCGCGGTGCCGATCCTGGTGTTCCTGTTGTGGGGAACGCCACGCTGGTACGATTATGCGCTGGCTTTCGGCCTCTATGTGCTGATGGGGGTGACCGATTATTTCGACGGCTATGTCGCGCGGGCGCGCGGCACGGTATCGAAACTGGGCGTGTTTCTCGATCCGATCGCCGACAAGATCATGGTCGCCGCGGTGGTCATGATGCTGGTGTTCACCCGCGATATTTCGGGTTTTGCCGTCGTCGCGGCGCTGGTGATCCTGCTGCGCGAAATCGCGGTTTCGGGCCTGCGTGAATTTCTGGCGGACCTGCGCGTTTCGGTGCCGGTGAGCAAGCTGGCGAAATGGAAGACGACGTTCCAGCTGATATCGCTGGGCGGGCTGATCCTGGCCGGCGCGGTACCGCAATGGCCGCTGGTGCACAGCGCGGCCCTGTTCTGCCTGTGGGCGGCCGCCGCCCTGACCCTGATCACCGGCTGGGATTATCTGCGGGTCGGCCTGAAACATATGGATTGA
- a CDS encoding MFS transporter, with the protein MHASIRLLARRRFLPLFVTQFLGAFNDNLFKTAMVLFVTYEVYSDPRVEAWFNAIATGLFILPFFLLSALSGQLADTRDKAGIIRIVKSAEIGIMVVGAAGLLLSSVTQTWSIALMLVAVLAMGVHSTFFGPIKYALLPQHLDNDEVLGGTGLVEAGTYIAILAGTIIAGMMSRNEGAVAATVLGVAILGWFAGRQVPPAPPLGATPPLDFHIIRSSIRLVSGTMHIPRLFLAICAISFFWAIGSVLVVIFPPLVKNVFTADEKVASLFLAIFSVGVAIGSVAINRLLGAHVSAKYAPASVIGMGVAILFMFHVANGWQGLGGGQLFTLAQFVDHPGAIEVFFALFAVAVAGGMFVVPLYAFLTTTVPKDQTARTVAANNIVNSGAMVLGSLAIMGLTAMGVTVVQTLLLVAAMCLVSAWLAWKLHLACD; encoded by the coding sequence ATGCATGCATCGATAAGGCTTCTGGCCAGAAGGCGGTTTCTGCCGCTGTTCGTCACTCAGTTCCTGGGGGCATTCAACGACAATCTCTTCAAGACCGCGATGGTGCTGTTCGTCACCTACGAGGTCTATTCCGATCCCCGGGTGGAAGCCTGGTTCAATGCGATCGCGACGGGACTGTTCATCCTCCCCTTCTTCCTTCTGTCCGCTTTGTCCGGCCAGTTGGCCGATACGCGCGACAAGGCGGGCATCATCCGGATCGTGAAGAGTGCCGAAATCGGCATCATGGTCGTGGGGGCCGCCGGGTTGCTGCTGTCGTCGGTCACGCAAACCTGGTCGATCGCGCTGATGCTGGTCGCGGTGCTGGCGATGGGGGTGCATTCCACCTTTTTCGGCCCGATCAAATATGCCCTGCTGCCCCAGCATCTCGACAATGATGAAGTGCTCGGCGGCACCGGCCTCGTCGAAGCCGGCACCTATATCGCCATCCTGGCCGGTACGATCATCGCCGGGATGATGAGCCGCAACGAAGGCGCCGTCGCGGCCACCGTGCTCGGCGTGGCCATTCTCGGCTGGTTCGCCGGCCGTCAGGTCCCGCCGGCCCCGCCGCTGGGGGCGACGCCACCGCTCGATTTTCATATCATTCGTTCGTCGATCCGGCTGGTTTCGGGAACGATGCACATCCCGCGCCTGTTTCTCGCCATCTGCGCGATCAGCTTTTTCTGGGCGATCGGATCGGTGCTGGTGGTGATCTTCCCGCCGCTGGTGAAGAATGTTTTCACCGCCGACGAAAAAGTTGCCAGCCTTTTCCTCGCCATCTTCTCGGTCGGGGTGGCGATCGGGTCGGTCGCGATCAACCGGCTGCTCGGCGCGCATGTGTCCGCCAAATATGCGCCCGCATCGGTGATCGGCATGGGCGTCGCCATATTGTTCATGTTCCATGTCGCGAATGGCTGGCAAGGCCTTGGCGGCGGCCAGCTTTTCACGCTCGCCCAGTTCGTCGATCATCCCGGCGCGATCGAAGTGTTCTTCGCCTTGTTCGCGGTTGCGGTTGCCGGCGGCATGTTTGTCGTGCCGCTCTACGCCTTCCTCACCACCACCGTCCCCAAAGACCAGACGGCGCGCACCGTTGCCGCCAACAACATCGTCAATTCGGGGGCCATGGTGCTCGGATCGCTGGCGATCATGGGTCTGACGGCGATGGGCGTCACCGTAGTCCAGACGTTGCTGCTGGTCGCCGCCATGTGCCTTGTTTCGGCCTGGCTGGCATGGAAGCTCCACCTCGCGTGCGATTGA